The Sorangiineae bacterium MSr11367 genome window below encodes:
- a CDS encoding acyl-CoA dehydrogenase — MDFQFTEEQKQLKDLLDRFVSKEYSFDARRKILEGEPQGFSRAVWRKFAELGLLGITLPEEHGGFGGGALDALIVMEAIGRGLVLEPYLSTVLLCGGLLRDAGSEAQKGEFLPAIIAGERLLAFAHYEPQFRYDLHHVATSAKRQGDNYVLSGRKTVVLHGGSADVFIVSARTSGDVLDRDGLSLFLVSAGAPGVRVRDYRTQDGQRAAEVVLENVTVGEGARLGAEGQALAAIERAVDVAIAALCAEAVGVMGALNADTAEHLKTRKQFGVPIGKFQVLQHRMVDMFIHTEQARSMSYLAAVKVHSDDTFERRRALSAAKTLVGQAARFVGQQAVQLHGGMGVTEELVVGHHFKRLTMINLAFGDADHHLARFSDQLLAQE; from the coding sequence GTGGACTTTCAATTCACCGAAGAGCAAAAGCAGCTCAAGGATCTTCTCGACCGATTCGTTTCCAAAGAATACTCCTTCGATGCGCGGCGGAAGATCCTCGAAGGGGAGCCCCAGGGATTCAGCCGCGCCGTCTGGCGCAAATTCGCGGAGCTTGGCTTGTTGGGCATCACCTTGCCCGAGGAGCACGGCGGATTTGGCGGCGGTGCGCTGGATGCGCTCATCGTCATGGAGGCTATCGGGCGCGGGCTCGTGCTGGAGCCGTACCTCTCGACGGTGCTGCTCTGCGGCGGGCTTCTGCGGGACGCGGGCAGCGAGGCGCAGAAGGGCGAATTTTTGCCCGCGATCATCGCCGGCGAGCGCCTGTTGGCCTTTGCCCACTACGAACCGCAATTTCGCTACGACCTGCACCATGTTGCGACCTCGGCCAAGCGCCAGGGGGACAATTACGTGCTCTCCGGTCGCAAAACCGTGGTGTTGCACGGTGGTAGCGCGGATGTCTTCATCGTCTCCGCGCGCACGTCGGGCGATGTTCTCGACCGCGACGGCCTCTCCCTCTTTCTCGTGTCGGCGGGCGCACCCGGGGTGCGCGTTCGCGATTACCGCACCCAGGACGGCCAGCGCGCCGCCGAGGTGGTGCTCGAAAACGTCACCGTCGGCGAGGGTGCGCGCCTTGGTGCGGAAGGGCAGGCGCTTGCGGCCATCGAGCGCGCCGTCGACGTGGCCATCGCCGCCCTCTGCGCGGAGGCCGTCGGCGTCATGGGCGCACTCAATGCGGATACTGCGGAACACTTGAAGACGCGCAAGCAGTTCGGCGTGCCCATTGGCAAGTTCCAAGTGCTGCAACATCGCATGGTGGACATGTTCATCCACACCGAGCAAGCTCGCTCGATGTCGTACCTGGCCGCCGTCAAAGTGCACTCCGACGACACCTTCGAGCGGCGACGCGCCCTCTCCGCGGCGAAAACACTGGTGGGGCAGGCGGCCCGATTCGTCGGCCAGCAGGCGGTGCAACTGCACGGCGGCATGGGCGTCACCGAGGAACTCGTGGTGGGTCACCATTTCAAGCGCCTCACCATGATCAACCTCGCCTTTGGCGATGCGGATCATCACCTCGCGCGCTTCAGCGACCAGCTTTTGGCCCAGGAATAG